One window from the genome of Epinephelus moara isolate mb chromosome 21, YSFRI_EMoa_1.0, whole genome shotgun sequence encodes:
- the dipk1aa gene encoding divergent protein kinase domain 1A, translating into MAKGLFPRAWVKKSFYFQARISFVRVKYLFLTWLTVLVGSWVLYVQYSAYTELCRGHECKNAICDKYRKGIIDGSACSSLCDKETLYMSRCLSTLPNNQVYTGSWGDHDGIIRCKLGEVVHYELGEEPEPRREAPVFDKPTRGTSVEKFREMVFNHLKSKLGEQANLASLVSQILSVADGNKDGRVSLPEARSTWALLQMDEVLLGLLLQDRGHTPRLLGYCGDMYMTERVPYGPLYGLSLPWPLVSWVPSGVQRTMDQWFTPSWPRKAKISMGLLELVEDIFHGTYGSFLICDLAAAHFGYTDRHELRLTNTRAVVPEDEFKRTMRVLKCETDADCVYGVDCQTSCDVSEKRCREEPAQPNLAKACSALKDYLLRGAPTALREELERQLYACMALKGNAGQMNMEHSLILNNLKALLWRQISHTKDS; encoded by the exons GCTCGGATCTCCTTTGTGCGGGTGAAGTACCTGTTTCTCACATGGCTGACTGTGCTGGTGGGGAGCTGGGTGCTCTATGTGCAATACTCCGCCTACACAGAGCTGTGCAGAGGACACGAGTGCAAGAACGCCATT TGTGATAAATACAGGAAGGGAATCATCGATGGCTCTGCCTGCAGCAGTCTGTGTGACAAAGAAACACTCTACATGAGCAGGTGTCTGTCAACACTGCCAAATAACCAG GTGTACACAGGAAGCTGGGGAGACCACGATGGGATCATTCGCTGTAAGTTGGGGGAGGTCGTGCACTATGAGCTGGGCGAGGAGCCAGAGCCACGGAGAGAAGCCCCCGTGTTCGACAAGCCCACCAGAGGCACGTCGGTGGAGAAGTTCAGAGAGATGGTCTTTAATCACCTCAAG TCCAAGCTTGGAGAGCAGGCTAACCTCGCCAGCCTTGTCAGCCAGATCCTCTCTGTCGCCGATGGCAACAAAGATGGACGGGTGTCACTGCCAGAAGCCCGCTCTACATGGGCCCTCCTGCAGATGGATGAG GTGCTGCTGGGCTTGCTGCTCCAAGACCGTGGACACACTCCTCGCCTCCTTGGCTACTGCGGGGACATGTACATGACAGAGCGAGTCCCCTACGGGCCTCTGTATGGTCTGTCTCTACCCTGGCCGCTTGTATCCTGGGTGCCCAGCGGCGTGCAGCGCACTATGGACCAATGGTTCACGCCCTCATGGCCTCGCAAAGCCAAGATCTCCATGGGCCTCCtggagctggtggaggacaTCTTCCATGGCACCTACGGCAGCTTTCTGATCTGCGACCTTGCCGCGGCGCACTTCGGCTACACCGACCGCCATGAGCTCCGCCTGACTAACACCCGAGCAGTGGTTCCTGAGGACGAATTCAAACGCACCATGCGGGTGCTGAAGTGTGAGACAGATGCTGACTGTGTGTACGGGGTGGACTGCCAGACGtcatgtgacgtgtcagagaaACGGTGCAGGGAGGAGCCAGCTCAGCCGAACTTGGCGAAGGCTTGCAGTGCACTGAAGGATTACCTCCTGCGTGGGGCGCCGACAGCACTGAGAGAGGAGCTCGAGAGGCAGCTGTACGCCTGCATGGCTCTCAAGGGCAATGCTGGACAGATGAACATGGAGCACTCACTTATTCTCAACAACCTGAAAGCTCTGCTATGGAGACAGATCTCACACACCAAGGACTCATGA
- the rpl5a gene encoding 60S ribosomal protein L5a — translation MGFVKVVKNKAYFKRYEVKFRRRREGKTDFFARKRLVVQDKNKYNTPKYRMIVRFSNRDICCQIAYAKIEGDQIVCAAYSHELPKYGITVGLTNYAAAYCTGLLLARRLLHKFGMDQVYEGQVEVTGDEFNVESVDGQPGAFTCYLDAGLARTTTGNKVFGALKGAVDGGLAIPHSLKRFPGYDTESKEFNADVHRKHIMGMNVADYMSYLMEEDEEAYKKQFSRFIKNGVTADTVEEMYKKAHAAIRANPVHEKKPTKDIKKKRWNRAKLSLAQRKDRVAQKKASFLRAQEQEAGDG, via the exons ATG GGTTTTGTCAAAGTGGTGAAGAACAAGGCCTACTTCAAGAGATATGAAGTCAAATtcaggagaagaagag AGGGAAAAACTGACTTCTTTGCCCGCAAGCGCCTGGTCGTGCAGGACAAGAACAAGTACAACACACCAAAGTACCGCATGATCGTCAGGTTCTCCAACAGAGACATCTGCTGCCAG ATTGCCTATGCAAAGATCGAAGGAGACCAGATCGTGTGTGCTGCGTACTCTCACGAGCTGCCCAAATATGGCATCACCGTAGGCCTTACCAACTATGCTGCAGCCTACTGCACCGGGCTGCTGCTGGCTCGCCGG CTGCTGCACAAGTTTGGCATGGACCAGGTGTACGAGGGCCAGGTGGAGGTGACGGGAGATGAGTTCAACGTGGAGAGCGTTGACGGACAGCCGGGTGCCTTCACCTGTTACCTGGATGCAGGCTTGGCCAGAACCACCACAGGGAACAAGGTGTTCGGAGCGCTGAAGGGAGCAGTCGACGGAGGGCTGGCCATCCCTCACAG TCTAAAACGTTTCCCCGGTTACGACACGGAGAGCAAAGAGTTCAACGCGGACGTGCATCGGAAACACATCATGGGCATGAACGTTGCCGACTACATGTCTTACCTgatggaggaggatgaggaggccTACAAGAAACAGTTCTCTCGCTTTATCAAGAATGGAGTCACGGCAGACACA GTTGaagaaatgtacaaaaaagCACACGCCGCCATCAGAGCGAACCCTGTCCACGAAAAGAAACCCACGAAAGACATCAAGAAGAAGAG GTGGAATCGCGCCAAGTTATCTCTGGCACAGAGGAAGGACCGCGTCGCCCAGAAAAAAGCCAGCTTCTTACGAGCACAAGAACAAGAAGCAGGCGACGGTTAG
- the gfi1aa gene encoding growth factor independent 1A transcription repressor a isoform X1, with translation MRNSLPKIPTLFRLSTNSVPICPEIKSEQRGEEWSQVERKISDLSSTDLKEIKNMPRSFLVKSKRAHSYHQPRYLDDDYSRLDTILSHVCAETKSHAEFENNLEAKEDMSAGADRLSPGSRLLSPGSLSSSSPLSCGGSVCDRSSDCDFWRPPSPSSSPDSEKCSTPAAEDNHHFNIPLFPYSWTAYSGSELRHLVQGPYHRHLQGHREPHSPGSIYGAEDGGAEPHYAQRGPVAGCYQDFSSTAHQICRMRDGDELYVDLKQKPRGAEIKSENDFICSNIESNGSYKCIKCCKVFSTPHGLEVHVRRSHSGTRPFECGICGKTFGHAVSLDQHRAVHSQERSFSCKICGKSFKRSSTLSTHLLIHSDTRPYPCQYCGKRFHQKSDMKKHTFIHTGEKPHKCQVCGKAFSQSSNLITHSRKHTGFKPFGCDLCGKGFQRKVDLRRHKETQHGLK, from the exons ATGCGTAATAGCCTGCCAAAAATCCCAACGCTGTTTCGCCTGTCAACCAATAGTGTTCCAATCTGTCCAGAGATAAAGTCAGAGCAGCGTGGAGAGGAGTGGAGTCAAGTGGAGCGGAAGATTTCAGACCTGAGCAGCACCGACTTGAAGGAGATTAAAAACATGCCGAGGTCGTTCCTGGTGAAGAGTAAACGGGCCCACAGCTACCACCAGCCCCGGTACCTGGACGATGACTACAGCAGACTGGACACTATTCTATCTCACGTGTGCGCAG AGACCAAATCTCACGCGGAGTTTGAGAACAACTTGGAGGCGAAGGAGGATATGAGCGCCGGCGCTGACAGGCTGTCCCCCGGGTCCAGGCTGCTGTCCCCGGGGTCTCTGTCCTCCAGCTCCCCGCTGAGCTGCGGAGGCAGCGTGTGTGACCGGTCCTCAGACTGTGATTTCTGGCGTCCCCcgtctccctcctcctcaccaG ATTCAGAGAAATGCTCCACTCCAGCGGCGGAGGACAACCACCACTTCAACATCCCGCTCTTCCCTTACTCCTGGACGGCGTACTCCGGCTCCGAGCTGAGGCATCTGGTCCAGGGGCCGTACCATCGCCACCTCCAGGGCCACAGGGAGCCTCACTCCCCTGGCAGCATCTACGGTGCAGAGGACGGCGGCGCTGAGCCGCATTACGCACAGCGGGGCCCGGTAGCCGGATGCTACCAGGACTTTTCTTCAACGGCCCACCAGATCTGCAGGATGCGGGATGGAGACGAGCTGTATGTGGATTTAAAGCAGAAGCCGCGCGGTGCGGAAATCAAGTCTGAAAATGACTTCATCTGCTCCAACATCGAATCAAACGGATCCTATAAGTGCATTAAATGCTGCAAG GTGTTTTCCACGCCTCACGGGTTGGAGGTTCATGTGCGGCGATCACACAGCGGGACGCGGCCGTTTGAGTGCGGGATCTGCGGGAAAACCTTCGGGCATGCAGTGAGCCTGGATCAGCACAGAGCGGTTCACTCACAG GAGAGGAGCTTCAGCTGTAAAATCTGCGGCAAAAGCTTCAAGCGCTCCTCCACGCTGTCCACGCATCTACTCATCCACTCGGACACGCGGCCTTATCCGTGCCAGTACTGCGGGAAGAGATTCCACCAAAAGTCAgacatgaaaaaacacacattcatccacacag GTGAGAAGCCGCACAAGTGCCAGGTGTGCGGGAAGGCCTTCAGTCAGAGCTCCAACCTCATCACgcacagcaggaaacacacgGGCTTCAAACCTTTCGGCTGCGACCTGTGCGGGAAAGGTTTCCAGAGGAAAGTGGACCTGAGGAGGCACAAGGAGACGCAGCACGGACTCAAATGA
- the gfi1aa gene encoding growth factor independent 1A transcription repressor a isoform X2, with protein sequence MPRSFLVKSKRAHSYHQPRYLDDDYSRLDTILSHVCAETKSHAEFENNLEAKEDMSAGADRLSPGSRLLSPGSLSSSSPLSCGGSVCDRSSDCDFWRPPSPSSSPDSEKCSTPAAEDNHHFNIPLFPYSWTAYSGSELRHLVQGPYHRHLQGHREPHSPGSIYGAEDGGAEPHYAQRGPVAGCYQDFSSTAHQICRMRDGDELYVDLKQKPRGAEIKSENDFICSNIESNGSYKCIKCCKVFSTPHGLEVHVRRSHSGTRPFECGICGKTFGHAVSLDQHRAVHSQERSFSCKICGKSFKRSSTLSTHLLIHSDTRPYPCQYCGKRFHQKSDMKKHTFIHTGEKPHKCQVCGKAFSQSSNLITHSRKHTGFKPFGCDLCGKGFQRKVDLRRHKETQHGLK encoded by the exons ATGCCGAGGTCGTTCCTGGTGAAGAGTAAACGGGCCCACAGCTACCACCAGCCCCGGTACCTGGACGATGACTACAGCAGACTGGACACTATTCTATCTCACGTGTGCGCAG AGACCAAATCTCACGCGGAGTTTGAGAACAACTTGGAGGCGAAGGAGGATATGAGCGCCGGCGCTGACAGGCTGTCCCCCGGGTCCAGGCTGCTGTCCCCGGGGTCTCTGTCCTCCAGCTCCCCGCTGAGCTGCGGAGGCAGCGTGTGTGACCGGTCCTCAGACTGTGATTTCTGGCGTCCCCcgtctccctcctcctcaccaG ATTCAGAGAAATGCTCCACTCCAGCGGCGGAGGACAACCACCACTTCAACATCCCGCTCTTCCCTTACTCCTGGACGGCGTACTCCGGCTCCGAGCTGAGGCATCTGGTCCAGGGGCCGTACCATCGCCACCTCCAGGGCCACAGGGAGCCTCACTCCCCTGGCAGCATCTACGGTGCAGAGGACGGCGGCGCTGAGCCGCATTACGCACAGCGGGGCCCGGTAGCCGGATGCTACCAGGACTTTTCTTCAACGGCCCACCAGATCTGCAGGATGCGGGATGGAGACGAGCTGTATGTGGATTTAAAGCAGAAGCCGCGCGGTGCGGAAATCAAGTCTGAAAATGACTTCATCTGCTCCAACATCGAATCAAACGGATCCTATAAGTGCATTAAATGCTGCAAG GTGTTTTCCACGCCTCACGGGTTGGAGGTTCATGTGCGGCGATCACACAGCGGGACGCGGCCGTTTGAGTGCGGGATCTGCGGGAAAACCTTCGGGCATGCAGTGAGCCTGGATCAGCACAGAGCGGTTCACTCACAG GAGAGGAGCTTCAGCTGTAAAATCTGCGGCAAAAGCTTCAAGCGCTCCTCCACGCTGTCCACGCATCTACTCATCCACTCGGACACGCGGCCTTATCCGTGCCAGTACTGCGGGAAGAGATTCCACCAAAAGTCAgacatgaaaaaacacacattcatccacacag GTGAGAAGCCGCACAAGTGCCAGGTGTGCGGGAAGGCCTTCAGTCAGAGCTCCAACCTCATCACgcacagcaggaaacacacgGGCTTCAAACCTTTCGGCTGCGACCTGTGCGGGAAAGGTTTCCAGAGGAAAGTGGACCTGAGGAGGCACAAGGAGACGCAGCACGGACTCAAATGA